One Paenibacillus riograndensis SBR5 DNA segment encodes these proteins:
- a CDS encoding glycoside hydrolase family 43 protein: MRTFRNPVLPGFYPDPSAIRVGEDYYLVTSSFEFFPGVPIFHSKDLVNWRQLGHVLDRPSQLNLDHTIPSMGIWAPTLRYHEGVFYMITTYVDNDKNQHNFYVTATDPAGDWSDPVWLEDAPGIDSSLFFDDDGKVYYTGNRVPPEGQDYPKHMDIWLQEIDLSQGRLIGPKHSIWQGALKVAHAQEGPHIYKIGAWYYVLIAEGGTGHTHAITIARSKSVTGPYEGHKANPILTHRHLGRAYPIVNVGHGELVETQHGDWWMFCLASRTCGGYYRNLGRETFLTPVIWENEWPVVNPGKGVLELETPAPDLPETRWPELPARDEFTGSELGLIWNFLRTPRGEFWSLTEKPGFLRLHLKAERLSEIANPSFIGRRQQHLSFRAAADMTFRPAAEGEVAGLVLLQNADYHFRYEYGLEAGERVLQLIQRKGGSEQLLASVPYPQDQVQLKVEARGQEYSFYYRSSEAAKWTAFFERADGRVLSTDLAGGFTGAYIGMYTSSQGAESESYADFDWFSYEGLE; this comes from the coding sequence ATGAGAACATTCCGCAATCCGGTGCTGCCGGGATTTTATCCTGATCCTTCCGCGATCCGCGTCGGTGAAGATTATTATCTTGTGACTTCAAGCTTTGAGTTTTTTCCGGGCGTGCCTATCTTCCACAGCAAGGATCTGGTCAACTGGCGCCAGCTCGGCCATGTACTGGACCGTCCGTCCCAGCTCAATCTGGATCACACGATTCCCTCCATGGGCATATGGGCACCGACGCTCCGCTATCATGAAGGAGTTTTTTATATGATTACCACTTATGTTGATAATGACAAAAACCAGCACAATTTCTATGTTACAGCAACCGATCCGGCCGGAGACTGGTCTGACCCCGTATGGCTGGAGGATGCACCCGGCATTGACTCCTCCTTGTTCTTCGATGATGACGGTAAGGTGTATTATACGGGCAACCGGGTTCCGCCGGAAGGGCAGGATTATCCGAAGCATATGGATATCTGGCTGCAGGAGATCGATCTTAGCCAAGGCAGGCTGATTGGCCCGAAGCACAGCATTTGGCAGGGCGCCCTTAAGGTGGCTCACGCCCAGGAGGGACCGCATATCTATAAAATCGGCGCCTGGTATTACGTACTGATTGCCGAAGGCGGCACCGGGCATACTCATGCGATTACGATCGCCAGAAGCAAGAGTGTGACGGGGCCGTATGAGGGCCATAAAGCCAATCCGATTTTGACGCACCGCCATCTCGGCAGAGCTTATCCCATCGTCAATGTCGGACACGGGGAGCTTGTGGAGACCCAGCACGGTGACTGGTGGATGTTCTGCCTGGCTTCGCGGACCTGCGGCGGCTATTACCGCAATCTGGGACGCGAAACCTTCCTGACACCGGTCATATGGGAGAATGAATGGCCGGTGGTCAACCCCGGCAAAGGCGTGCTTGAATTGGAGACACCGGCTCCGGATTTGCCGGAGACAAGGTGGCCGGAGCTGCCTGCACGCGATGAGTTTACGGGCAGTGAGCTTGGGCTGATCTGGAATTTCCTGCGGACACCGCGGGGGGAATTCTGGAGTCTTACCGAGAAGCCCGGCTTCCTGCGGCTTCATTTGAAGGCGGAGCGGCTCTCGGAGATTGCCAATCCATCCTTTATCGGCAGGCGCCAGCAGCATTTGAGCTTCCGGGCGGCGGCTGACATGACGTTTCGTCCCGCTGCCGAAGGGGAGGTTGCCGGACTGGTCCTTCTCCAGAATGCGGATTACCACTTCCGGTATGAATACGGGCTGGAGGCAGGCGAACGTGTGCTGCAGTTGATTCAGCGAAAGGGCGGCAGCGAACAGCTGCTGGCGTCCGTGCCATATCCGCAGGATCAGGTGCAGCTTAAGGTGGAAGCCAGAGGACAGGAGTACAGCTTCTATTACAGATCCTCTGAAGCCGCCAAGTGGACAGCCTTCTTCGAACGGGCTGACGGCAGAGTGCTCAGCACGGACCTGGCCGGAGGTTTTACAGGAGCTTATATCGGAATGTACACAAGCTCTCAAGGCGCGGAGAGTGAAAGCTATGCCGATT